The following are from one region of the Paenalkalicoccus suaedae genome:
- a CDS encoding helix-turn-helix domain-containing protein yields MEFGAYMKEARKRAGFTQEYMASLMHRSRSSVVKMERDQQAIEVNDFVRWMKLTNAQDLMVAATLGMDITTLQPVIEVLSKLVTGLIILL; encoded by the coding sequence TTGGAGTTTGGAGCATACATGAAGGAAGCTCGAAAACGAGCAGGCTTCACACAAGAGTACATGGCTAGTCTTATGCACCGTAGCCGAAGCAGCGTTGTCAAAATGGAACGCGACCAACAAGCGATTGAGGTTAATGACTTTGTTAGATGGATGAAGTTGACCAACGCACAAGATTTGATGGTGGCTGCAACATTAGGAATGGACATTACTACATTGCAACCAGTCATAGAAGTTTTATCAAAGTTAGTGACTGGATTGATCATTTTACTATGA
- a CDS encoding Rha family transcriptional regulator: MQELVYEKDGMVVTDSLTLAAAFEKGHDKVLRDIRNIKCSEAFKNEHFAEFVYKNKQGREMPMYYLTYEGFVFVAMSYTGSRAAELKEDFILNFGNRVKQLASSQPDMKHLEATYTDAITIKSDKQRVIQVAVRNRVYEQYGHISDSARRKYFALMYQQIRKEFGVLSYRDLREKDFQRALNFIDKSTLQIITSQ; this comes from the coding sequence ATGCAGGAACTTGTGTATGAGAAGGATGGAATGGTTGTAACTGATTCGCTCACATTAGCAGCAGCCTTTGAAAAAGGGCATGACAAGGTGCTAAGAGATATTCGTAATATTAAATGCTCAGAGGCGTTTAAGAATGAGCATTTTGCAGAGTTTGTATACAAGAATAAGCAAGGCCGAGAAATGCCCATGTATTATCTGACCTACGAAGGATTTGTGTTTGTAGCAATGAGCTATACAGGATCAAGAGCAGCCGAACTCAAGGAAGATTTTATTTTAAACTTCGGCAATCGAGTGAAACAACTCGCTAGTAGCCAGCCGGATATGAAGCATTTAGAGGCTACATACACTGACGCTATTACAATCAAATCGGATAAGCAAAGGGTGATACAAGTAGCTGTTAGAAATCGCGTGTACGAGCAATATGGACACATTTCAGATAGTGCCAGGAGAAAGTACTTTGCTCTAATGTATCAGCAAATTAGAAAAGAGTTTGGCGTGTTGTCTTATCGCGATCTACGAGAAAAAGACTTTCAACGTGCATTAAATTTTATAGATAAATCGACTCTCCAAATTATAACGAGTCAATAA